The Thermodesulfovibrionales bacterium nucleotide sequence CCTCATGGTCTATGAGAAGCCCGGTCCCGGGTAATACCCGCTTCGGTGAAAAGGCTGGGGTGAAGGCCTGATTGAACAGCGGGGATGATGACGATGGATGATAAGAAGAGATTAGCTGAGATTATGAGAAGGTTGAAAAAAGAGTATACCGAGCCGAGAACTGTCCTCTCCTTCGGGGGCCCTTTCGATCTCCTCGTTGCTACCATCCTCTCCGCGCAGACGACGGACAGTCATGTCAATAAGGTGACCGAACCCCTCTTCAAAAAGTACAGGACTGTCAAGGATTACGCTGAAGCGCCTCCTGAGGCACTCAGGAAGGATCTCAGCTCGATAAATTTTTATAACAACAAGGCGAAGAATATTCAGGCCTCTGCAAAGATGATCATGGAGCATTTCAACGGAAAGGTCCCGAAGACGATGGATGACCTCACGACTCTTCCCGGAGTCGCCCGTAAGACCGCCAACATCGTACTCGCGAACGCTTTCGGCATCAATGAGGGCATCGCAGTCGATACCCATGTGAAGAGGGTATCTTACCGGCTCGGACTCACAAAGAACGAGGACCCGGTGAAGATCGAGAAAGACCTCATGGCGATAACCCCGAAGAATGAATGGGGAAACCTCTCGCACCTCCTGATATTTCACGGCAGAAAGATTTGTCAGGCGAAGAAACCCCTGCACAAGGAATGCGTCCTTTTCGACCTCTGCCCATCACGGGATATATAGATCGCGTCCTTTTTTCAGAATCGTCTTCTCCACTGATTCGGCAATCGTTTCATAGTATTGGACCTTGTTCCGGGCCATATGGTCGCATTATTCTGCTTCTTCCTGAAGTCAGTTATGGTTTCGATGTGCGATAGCTGTTGAGTTCACCGACGAGTCGACACTGGTGCAATTCTGACACGGTGACACTTTCCGATAATAACTCACATTCTTGTGCAGTAAGCATCTTGCGGACTTCATGTCGAAGTCAATATTCCTTACTGAAGTCCATCGGGGCAGGATTCGCCCCCACTTTTGAAAGGGCGACTGTAACAGTTTCATTCATGAACCGACACCCGTCATATCTCCAACAGAAATCTCGATTGTTCCAAGTTTAGACTTTGGAAATTCCTTGGCTATGATGCCTTCATCCTGCTAACTTAAAGGGAATAGAGTGATGGTTGAAAGTGTATATAGATTATGATATGGTAAGACCAAATGATGCAAGGGCAGACACGCTTTTGCGAGCCGCTGTCGACTATGACAATTCAAACCTTTTCCACCGATAGGAGGATCGAATGAAATACGGTGCCAGAAACGCCATCAATGCCAAAGTAAAGTCAATCAAGACAGGAGATATCATGTCGCTCGTGAAGTTCGATGTTACGGCTCCAACCGAAATGGCCTCTGTTTTGACCACAGAATCCCTGGAGACGCTCGGACTCAAAGTCGGTGACAAAATTCAACTGGTTATAAAAGCTATTCACGTGTTGCCAGTCAAAGAATAGAAAATGTGAGTCCATCGGGATCATTGAACGCCGGCGCAAGCTTTGGTAGATAAAAAATAGTTACGGTTAACGCTGAACTTGAAGAAAAAAGCCGTTCTCGGTTGATAAGAAATCAACCGCAAAGCGTTGCCAGGTTTCTATAGGATCCTTATAAGTGGGTTTTGAGCCGCGATCACTTCACCAATCTTAACGGCGGTTTGAATGCCCGTATTTCTCAGTCCATTAACTAAATGCCCTGCTTGAGATTCTGGAAGGCAGA carries:
- the nth gene encoding endonuclease III gives rise to the protein MDDKKRLAEIMRRLKKEYTEPRTVLSFGGPFDLLVATILSAQTTDSHVNKVTEPLFKKYRTVKDYAEAPPEALRKDLSSINFYNNKAKNIQASAKMIMEHFNGKVPKTMDDLTTLPGVARKTANIVLANAFGINEGIAVDTHVKRVSYRLGLTKNEDPVKIEKDLMAITPKNEWGNLSHLLIFHGRKICQAKKPLHKECVLFDLCPSRDI
- a CDS encoding TOBE domain-containing protein produces the protein MKYGARNAINAKVKSIKTGDIMSLVKFDVTAPTEMASVLTTESLETLGLKVGDKIQLVIKAIHVLPVKE
- a CDS encoding selenide, water dikinase SelD translates to ANRKLSEGYLDITKRLSREEEELLFDPQTSGGLLLCLPESQAGHLVNGLRNTGIQTAVKIGEVIAAQNPLIRIL